The proteins below come from a single Candidatus Hydrogenedens sp. genomic window:
- a CDS encoding MBL fold metallo-hydrolase — MLSFSVLGSGSSGNATFIQGARASILLDCGFSLPQIKKRLETIERTVEDIEAIFITHEHADHICGLKRLVSIYDIPIFMTRGTYNALREIINDNRNIELFESGDSVNIGEFHVQSFSVTHDANDPVNYVVSNNYAKLGFATDCGYPSKLIVNRLKGCHGLIIESNYCPDMLMNGIYPAHIKQRIQSRFGHLSNQQMLELLSWVIDDTLRVLVLAHISENNNHYELVERLVRQSIGERDIQLWISKQKNPTPLIKLI, encoded by the coding sequence ATACAGGGTGCACGCGCATCCATTTTATTGGATTGTGGATTTAGTCTACCCCAGATAAAAAAGAGGCTGGAAACTATAGAACGAACCGTTGAGGATATTGAAGCCATTTTTATTACCCATGAACATGCTGACCATATATGTGGCTTGAAGAGATTGGTTAGTATTTATGATATACCTATTTTTATGACGCGGGGTACCTACAACGCTTTGCGGGAAATTATCAATGATAACAGAAATATTGAACTTTTTGAGTCCGGGGATAGCGTAAATATCGGGGAATTTCATGTCCAGTCGTTTTCGGTAACACACGATGCGAACGACCCGGTAAATTATGTCGTATCCAATAATTATGCAAAACTTGGTTTTGCTACGGATTGTGGTTATCCCTCGAAATTAATTGTAAATAGATTGAAGGGTTGCCATGGCCTAATAATTGAATCCAATTATTGTCCGGATATGCTAATGAACGGAATATATCCTGCTCACATAAAACAGCGAATACAGAGTAGGTTTGGGCATTTGTCCAATCAACAAATGTTAGAGTTACTTTCTTGGGTTATTGATGATACCCTTCGAGTACTTGTTTTGGCTCATATAAGTGAGAATAACAATCATTATGAATTGGTAGAACGGTTGGTTCGTCAATCTATTGGGGAGAGGGATATTCAGTTATGGATAAGCAAACAGAAGAATCCCACACCATTAATAAAATTGATTTAG